The Taeniopygia guttata chromosome 19, bTaeGut7.mat, whole genome shotgun sequence genome window below encodes:
- the SYNRG gene encoding synergin gamma isoform X5 has translation MALRPGPGAGGAGGAGGGAAGAASFMFPVAGGLGPPQGMIPMQQQGFPMVPVMQTNMPGMMGMNYGSQMPPGPMAMQGGMALGPMPAAGMPYMGQASFLGMRPAAPQYGPDMQKQFAEEQQKRFEHQQKFLEEERKRRQFEEQKQKLRLLSSVKPKTGEKSRDDALEAIKGNLDGFSRDAKMHPTPATHAKKPGVGVFPPQDPIQQIMPPWIYSDSLVPELYKKILETTLTPAGIDTAKLYPILMSSGLPRETLGQIWALANRTTPGKLTKEELYSVLAMIAVTQRGIPAVSPDVLNQFPAAPVPTLSGFPVPLPGGVSQPPLLPAAAPASVGLGIGPSVMGMSIPGPAPAAAAAPAPAPAGGAAAQPAGAFLPSYPPGQVVKPEDDDFQEFQDASKSGSLDDSFTDFQGEAAKAASSQHRSSVPSLLMPLPGTKPLSPADKYAVFKGMAAEKPPESAAAFGDGGDKYSAFRELEQPAESKYLGENLAEFKPTGADDGFTDFKTADSISPLEAPSKDKTFPAPFPPLPAQPKQPAQAKTPLNLADLELFSSPGENKQPSFPPAFNTSKPGSFPPPPLPSASAQPAPSKTSSLADDFGEFSLFGEFSNGASASGQDDFADFMAFNNSGGFSEQKPDDKYNTLKLEASPGAQAGSSGSTAKGGQSSATTATPTKYDIFKQLSLEGSAAGFEEAKDSALSSVKSDDDFADFHSNKFSSSSAEKSLVDKVAAFKQAKEDSASVKSLDLPSIGGSSVGKEDSEDALSVQFDMKLADVGGDLKHVMSDSSLDLPTVSGQHPPAADVDDLKAGPFGSCPGGSALSSLASSDCSGSERDEGQQGKRLSCSAQPSSGSSAATSVLQKKETFFGSSENITMTTVSKVTTFSSEDALQDVSFAAFANFKDSGPLSGGPGDDDVGDFGGFAGLPADSQDAAAADAALGADFLAGVSSELRREAADDFGEFQSEKPKISKFDFLVATSQGKVKSSEEMIKSELATFDLSVQGSHKRSLSLGDREISRSSPLPALEQPFRDRSNTLSEKPALPVIRDKYKDLTGEVEESERYAYEWQRCLESALQVIKKANDTLNGISSSSVCTEVIQSAQGMEYLQGVVEVYRVTKRVELGIKATAVCSEKLQQLLKDIDKVWNNLISFMSLAALTPDENSLDFSSCMLRPGIKNAQDLACGVCLLNVDSRSKAFNSETDNFKLAYGGHQYHASCANFWINCVEPKPPGLILPDLL, from the exons ATGGCGCTGCGGCCCGGGCCCGGCGCGGGGGgcgccggcggggcgggcggcggagcggccggGGCCGCCAG cttcatGTTTCCCGTGGCAGGTGGTTTGGGCCCCCCTCAAG GGATGATTCCTATGCAACAGCAAGGGTTTCCAATGGTTCCTGTCATGCAGACCAACATGCCAGGGATGATGGGAATGAATTATGGCTCTCAGATGCCTCCTGGACCCATGGCCATGCAG GGTGGCATGGCCCTCGGGCCGAtgccagcagctggaatgcCCTACATGGGCCAGGCCTCCTTCCTGGGAAtgcgccccgccgccccgcagTACGGCCCCGACATGCAGAAGCAGtttgcagaggagcagca GAAGAGGTTTGAGCACCAGCAGAAGTTCttagaggaagagagaaaacgGCGGCAGTTTGAAGAGCAGAAACAAAAGCTGAGACTCCTGAGCAGTGTGAAACCCAAG aCAGGTGAAAAAAGCAGAGATGATGCTTTGGAAGCCATTAAAGGGAACTTAGATGGCTTTTCTAGAGATGCTAAAATGCACCCAACACCAGCAACACATGCAAAAAAGCCAG GAGTTGGAGTGttccctccccaggaccccatCCAGCAAATTATGCCTCCCTGGATTTACAGTGACAGCTTGGTCCCAG AGCTGTATAAGAAGATCTTAGAAACCACTCTGACTCCTGCTGGCATTGACACAGCCAAGCTCTACCCCATCCTGATGTCCTCGGGACTGCCCAGGGAGACCCTGGGGCAGATCTGGGCCTTGGCCAACCGCACCACGCCTGGAAAGCTGACCAAGGAGGAGCTCTACTCCGTGCTGGCCATGATAGCAGTGACCCAG AGAGGGATCCCTGCCGTGAGCCCTGACGTGCTGAACCAGTTTCCAGCCGCGCCCGTCCCCACCCTGTCCGGGTtcccggtgccgctgcccgGCGGGGTGAGCCAGCCCCCGCTGCTGCCCGCGGCTGCCCCGGCCTCCGTGGGGCTGGGCATCGGGCCCTCGGTGATGGGCATGAGCATCCCcggccctgctcctgctgcagctgctgctccagccccggctccagcgggaggagctgcagcgcAGCCTGCgggagccttcctgccctcctaCCCGCCCGGCCAG GTAGTAAAACCAGAAGATGATGACTTCCAGGAGTTTCAGGATGCCTCAAAGTCTGGCTCCCTGGATGACTCCTTCACTGATTTCCAGGGGGAGGCAGCCAAAGCAGCCAGCTCACAGCACCGGAGCAG TGTTCCTTCTTTACTAATGCCACTCCCAGGTACCAAGCCACTTTCACCAGCTGACAAATATGCTGTGTTTAAAGGAATGGCAGCTGAGAAGCCTCCTGAGAGTGCAGCTGCTTTTGGAG ATGGAGGGGACAAGTACAGTGCTTTCCGGGAATTAGAGCAACCAGCAGAAAGCAAATACTTGG GAGAGAACCTTGCAGAGTTCAAGCCCACAGGAGCCGACGATGGTTTCACAGATTTCAAAACCGCTGACAGCATCTCCCCGTTAGAGGCACCCTCAAAAGACAAAACCTtccctgcacccttccctcctctgcctgctcAGCCAAAACAGCCAGCACAAGCCAAGACCCCTTTGAATCTGGCAGACTTGGagctcttttcctctcctggagaAAACAAGCAGCCATCCTTCCCACCTGCATTTAACACCTCAAAACCGGGCTCCTTCCCCCCGCCACCCCTTCCATCCGCCTCTGCCCAGCCAGCACCCAGCAAAACTTCCAGCTTAGCTGATGACTTTGGAGAGTTCAGcctttttggggaattttctaATGGCGCATCAGCCAGTGGACAAGATGACTTTGCAGATTTTATGGCTTTCAACAACAGCGGCGGGTTTTCCGAACAAAAACCTGACGACAAATACAACACGCTCAAGCTGGAGGCCAGCCCTGGCGCTCAGGCTGGCTCCTCGGGCAGCACAGCGAAGGGtgggcagagctctgccacCACTGCTACGCCCACCAAGTATGACATCTTCAAGCAGCTGTCCCTGGAGGGCTCCGCAGCGGGCTTCGAGGAGGCCAAGGACAGCGCGCTCTCCTCGGTGAAGAGCGATGATGACTTTGCCGACTTCCACTCCAACAAGTTTTCTTCCAGCAGCGCCGAGAAGTCGCTGGTGGACAAAGTGGCAGCGTTCAAGCAGGCCAAAGAAGACTCTGCTTCGGTGAAATCCCTGGATCTGCCTTCCATCGGCGGCAGCAGCGTGGGCAAGGAGGACTCCGAAGACGCGCTGTCGGTTCAGTTTGACATGAAACTGGCTGATGTGGGAGGAGATCTTAAGCATGTCATGTCTGATAGCTCTTTGGATTTGCCAACAGTTAGTGGCCAGCATCCACCAGCAGCAG ATGTGGATGACTTAAAGGCTGGCCCGTTTGGAAGCTGCCCCGGTGGCTCTGCACTCAGCAGCCTGGCGAGCTCCGACTGCTCCGGCTCCGAGCGGGACGAAGGCCAGCAGGGCAAGCGGCTCTCCTGCTCCGCCCAGCCCTCCAGCGGCTCCTCCGCGGCCACCTCTGTCCTCCAGAAGAAGGAGACCTTCTTTGGCAGCTCAGAAAACATCACCATGACAACAGTTTCCAAAGTGACAACCTTCTCCAGCGAGGATGCTCTGCAGGATGTTTCCTTCGCAGCCTTCGCCAACTTTAAGGACTCGGGGCCGCTCTCCGGCGGTCCCGGCGACGACGACGTCGGGGACTTTGGGGGTTTTGCCGGGCTTCCCGCGGATTCTCaggatgcagcagcagctgacgCAGCCCTGGGCGCCGATTTCCTCGCTGGGGTCTCCTCTGAGCTGCGGAGAGAGGCCGCAGATGACTTTGGAGAGTTCCAGAGTGAAAAACCGAAAATCAGCAAGTTTGATTTCTTGGTGGCAACTTCCCAAGGCAAGGTGAAATCCAGTGAGGAGATGATCAAGAGTGAGCTGGCCACCTTTGACCTGTCTGTGCAAG GGTCTCATAAGAGGAGCCTGAGCCTGGGGGACAGAGAAATCAGTCGCtcctcacctctgccagccctggagcagcccttCAGGGACCGCTCCAACACTCTGAGCGAGAAGCCAGCCCTGCCCGTGATCAGGGACAAGTACAAGGACCTCACTGGGGAGGTGGAG GAGAGCGAGAGGTACGCCTACGAGTGGCAGAGGTGCCTGGAGAGTGCCCTGCAG GTCATAAAGAAAGCAAACGACACCTTAAACGGAATCAGCAGTTCATCTGTTTGCACTGAAGTTATCCAGTCTGCTCAAGGCATGGAATATTTACAGG GGGTTGTTGAAGTCTACAGAGTGACAAAGAGGGTGGAGCTGGGCATCAAAGCAACTGCTGTTTGCAGtgagaagctgcagcagctgctgaaggatATTGATAAAGTCTGGAACAACCTGATCAGCTTCATGTCCCTGGCTGCTCTAACG CCAGATGAAAATTCCCTGGATTTCTCTTCCTGCATGCTGCGCCCCGGGATTAAGAATGCCCAGGACCTTGCCTGTGGAGTGTGTCTCCTAAACGTGGATTCCAGAAGCAAA